The genomic segment CGTGACGTGCAGACCGAACCGTCCGAGGCCGGGCGGGTTGGTTCCGTGGCCCAGCAACGCAGCCGCCGTCATCACGCCCACCAAGAGGCGCACGCGCGCGGGGGCCGGCGGTCTCCACGGGAGGTTCATGCGTCAGGATTCTCTGAGCAGGGCGAGTGACATCATCGTACGCCGCTGCAGCTGAAGTCAAGGCTGGCTGGCAATCTTGCCGCCCCCAGTTTTCTCGACCGTCCGCGAAGCGTCGAGTCCCGCTCCTTGAGGAGTCAACAGGGCAGTCAGCGTCAGGCGTGCGGCGGTACCGCCGACAGGCGTGATCGCGGGTGCCGGCGCCGCCCCGGTCGGCCGCGTGGAAAAACCATGTGCGGCGCGCACGTGTGGCGACCCGCCGAGCTCCGTGAGCTCGGCGGCCGTCTGGCCTCGCACGTGGTTTTACCCCCGTCGCGGATCACGCGGCCTCCAACGGGGCGGGCGCGGCACCCGCGACCACGCCTGCCGGCGCTGCCCTCCATCGCGGCGGACGTGTCTTGCCGCGCCCAATCTTTCTCAATCCTCCCGGAAACGGCTGGGCGCCGGTGTCCTGTGACGTTGCGGAAGGCGAGCCGGAGGTGCCTGTACTGATGTTGACGCGCGATGTGAGGTTGCTCAGCGGGCAAGAGCGCCGAACGGTCAGGCTACGCGCTGGTAGCGAAAGCGGCGTCGGAGGTGGCGGTTGAACCGGGCCCAGCCCGGCGCGTTGCTCGACGAGTGTCCTCGACGACCGGCGAGCCGGCGGCTCGTGGCGGGCGCCAGGGCGTCATCACACGCTCACACATGCTACGACCTGTCACGCGCACGGTGCGCGACGATGAAGCGGGTCAGCGCCGGCGGGGCGTGATCACGGGTGCCAGCGCCGTCCCGTTGGAGGCCGCGTGATCTGCGCGAGAGGGTAACACCACGGGCGGCGCCTGACCGCCGCCGAGCTCACGGAGCTCGGCCGGTCGCCACACGTGAGCGCCGCCTGTGGTGTTGCCACGCGGCCGACCGGGACGCGCGGCACCCGTGATCACGCCCCGCCGGCGGCACCGCTGCGCGTGCGCGGGAGACCGCCTTCATGTCTACTCTTCAGCGTGCCGGCACTCGGCGTCTCAGGGAGGGCCGAGAAAAACTGGGCGCGGCAAGAGGCTGGCAATTCGGTTGGGTCGACGCCCCGTTACGAGATTTGTTAGCCATCTGCCTAACTTTACGTGCGGCTATGGTTAGGTCAATACCTTTGTTTGTAGATTGCCAAGGAGAGAGGCGTCAGATCCAGGCCGAAGGTTCCGCGTTCCCGAAACCGCAGCAGTCAGTCGTCGCCGTGTTCGTCAGCAAGTCGTGAGACCACACCCTCCTGCAGAAGCGAGCGCCACCTCCGGCGGTCCGGCTTCGGCACGGAAACCCACTCTTTGAAGACTCTGCCCGCGGGCGCAAACGGCTGCCCCACACCGGAGGCGAGGAGCTCCTCGACGCGCTTCTTCGAGAGCATCACCACGAGCCCGGAGCCCTTGTCGTCGACGAGCGCGAGAAACTCTTTACCGACCCGCAGGCAGCGGCCGTTCATGATGGTGCTTTCGACGACCCTCGCGTGCTCGGACATGAGGTCGGCGGCGAGGCTCCAGAACAGCGCCACGGCGCTCGCGTTCGTCTTCTTCCTCATGTTCGTCATGTTTGCCGACTCGCCTCGAGCTTGGCCAGCCAACGCTCTATCTGCGCGAGCACCTCGAGGGGTTCCCCGTGCAAGTCCTCGCGCGCGGCGCGTCGAGCACGATCGCGGTGCGCATTGCGTGCGACGGTGACGAGCCACGCTTCCGGGGAGTCGGGGCGACCTCGGTCCGGCCAGGCGCGGCCAATGGCGCTAATCCCCCGGAGCGGGGCCGAGCGAAGCCAGCCTTGACGGCGTCGAGTATCATCATATTGACATGTCATTGCAGTAGCGTCGGTGGGGCGGCACGGAGCCCACGTGGGAGGCCAGCTCATCGTCTGTCCCGAACCATCTCATGATCACGGCCCTCACGGAGCTGCCGTTCCGCGAAGGGAAGCCGTGCCGGGTAGAGTTACCATGAAGAAGAAGCGAGAAAAGCACTCGAGGCGACTCTTTCTGAAGAATACGGCTGCAGGCTCCGCTGTCCTCCTGTCGGGGGCGGCCTTTCCTACGATTGTCCCCGCTTCCGTCTTCGGACAGACTGCACCGAGTAACAAGATCAGTATTGGCCAGATCGGCTTTGGCCGGATAGCCCGCACTCATGACCTCCCGGAAACCTTGAAATACGATGCGGTTCGGGTTATCGCCGTGAGTGATGTGGATAGCGAGCGGGCGCAGCAAGGCGCGGCCTGGATCAAGAAGTGGTACGCCGAACAGAAAGGACAGGCGAATTACATAGACGTCAGGACATACGGCGATTACCGGGAGATGCTCGCGAATAAGGATCTCGATGCGGTGATCATCAGCACACCCGATCACTGGCATGCGCAGCCGGCGATGCAGGCGGCCCTGGCCGGCAAGCACATCTATCTTCAGAAACCGACG from the Luteitalea sp. genome contains:
- a CDS encoding gfo/Idh/MocA family oxidoreductase, which codes for MKKKREKHSRRLFLKNTAAGSAVLLSGAAFPTIVPASVFGQTAPSNKISIGQIGFGRIARTHDLPETLKYDAVRVIAVSDVDSERAQQGAAWIKKWYAEQKGQANYIDVRTYGDYREMLANKDLDAVIISTPDHWHAQPAMQAALAGKHIYLQKPTSLTIEEGRMMSDTVRKAGVAFQLGSQQRSVHPWPQFKKACELVRNGRIGELRNVEVGLPGDPPGGNTEKMPVPPHLSYDMWLGSTPEVYYTEDRVHSQTDINDRPGWLRCEQFGAGMITGWGVHHIDIAHWG